One part of the Bactrocera dorsalis isolate Fly_Bdor unplaced genomic scaffold, ASM2337382v1 BdCtg044, whole genome shotgun sequence genome encodes these proteins:
- the LOC105223944 gene encoding protein hairy isoform X1 — protein MVTGVAGPNMTANVMGAPVVALKDAPVVKSDRRSNKPIMEKRRRARINNCLNELKTLILDATKKDPARHSKLEKADILEKTVKHLQELQRQQSAMQQASDPKVINKFKAGFADCANEVSRFPGLDPTVKRRLLQHLSNCINGVKTELHQHQRQMASASAQMLPSPPSSPEQDPHHLQQQQHVAAAAAAAAAAASGHPFLVGTQLQHTMNGYFLPNGMQVIPTKLPNGSIALVLPQQQQHHLQQQQAAQAQQQAAHLQQQAQQQLSAAQAAALMSMPSRTASTSSASSHSSSVYERALCSPTNSVAHYAPPSPANSYEAMDCKPSVIQHAPTLSQQQQQQLNQQPLSLVIKKDIKVEDEQPWRPW, from the exons ATGGTAACAGGAGTAGCTGGTCCAAATATGACAGCCAACGTTATGGGAGCGCCAGTGGTAGCGCTGAAAGATGCGCCCGTAGTTAAAAGCGATCGTCGG TCGAACAAGCCGATTATGGAAAAACGCCGACGCGCCCGCATTAACAATTGCCTAAACGAGCTGAAAACGCTGATTCTGGACGCCACAAAGAAAGAC CCTGCGCGTCACTCCAAATTAGAAAAAGCCGATATTTTGGAGAAGACTGTCAAGCACTTGCAAGAACTGCAGCGCCAGCAGTCCGCCATGCAGCAAGCTTCAGACCCTAAGGTCATCAACAAATTCAAGGCCGGCTTTGCCGATTGCGCCAACGAGGTGAGCCGTTTCCCCGGTCTGGACCCGACTGTGAAGCGTCGTCTGCTGCAGCATCTCAGCAATTGCATTAACGGTGTTAAAACCGAATTGCATCAACATCAACGTCAAATGGCTAGCGCCAGCGCACAAATGTTGCCCTCACCGCCTAGCTCACCCGAGCAGGATCCGCATcatctgcaacaacaacagcatgttgctgctgctgccgccgccgccgccgcagcGGCCAGCGGTCATCCCTTCCTTGTGGGCACACAACTGCAGCACACAATGAATGGTTATTTCCTGCCTAACGGCATGCAAGTAATACCCACCAAATTGCCAAACGGCAGCATAGCGCTGGtattgccacaacaacaacaacatcacctacaacaacagcaagcggCGCAAGCGCAACAGCAGGCTGCACACctgcaacaacaagcacaacaacaattgagCGCTGCGCAAGCTGCCGCCCTAATGTCAATGCCCAGCCGCACCGCCTCGACCAGCTCAGCTTCGTCGCACAGCTCATCCGTCTACGAGCGCGCGCTTTGTTCGCCCACTAACAGCGTCGCACATTATGCGCCTCCCAGCCCCGCCAACTCATATGAGGCTATGGACTGCAAACCCTCAGTCATACAGCATGCGCCTACACtatcacaacaacagcaacaacaattaaaccAACAACCACTTTCGTTGGTCATCAAGAAGGATATCAAAGTAGAGGATGAGCAACCTTGGCGCCCGTGGTGA
- the LOC105223944 gene encoding protein hairy isoform X2: MEKRRRARINNCLNELKTLILDATKKDPARHSKLEKADILEKTVKHLQELQRQQSAMQQASDPKVINKFKAGFADCANEVSRFPGLDPTVKRRLLQHLSNCINGVKTELHQHQRQMASASAQMLPSPPSSPEQDPHHLQQQQHVAAAAAAAAAAASGHPFLVGTQLQHTMNGYFLPNGMQVIPTKLPNGSIALVLPQQQQHHLQQQQAAQAQQQAAHLQQQAQQQLSAAQAAALMSMPSRTASTSSASSHSSSVYERALCSPTNSVAHYAPPSPANSYEAMDCKPSVIQHAPTLSQQQQQQLNQQPLSLVIKKDIKVEDEQPWRPW, from the exons ATGGAAAAACGCCGACGCGCCCGCATTAACAATTGCCTAAACGAGCTGAAAACGCTGATTCTGGACGCCACAAAGAAAGAC CCTGCGCGTCACTCCAAATTAGAAAAAGCCGATATTTTGGAGAAGACTGTCAAGCACTTGCAAGAACTGCAGCGCCAGCAGTCCGCCATGCAGCAAGCTTCAGACCCTAAGGTCATCAACAAATTCAAGGCCGGCTTTGCCGATTGCGCCAACGAGGTGAGCCGTTTCCCCGGTCTGGACCCGACTGTGAAGCGTCGTCTGCTGCAGCATCTCAGCAATTGCATTAACGGTGTTAAAACCGAATTGCATCAACATCAACGTCAAATGGCTAGCGCCAGCGCACAAATGTTGCCCTCACCGCCTAGCTCACCCGAGCAGGATCCGCATcatctgcaacaacaacagcatgttgctgctgctgccgccgccgccgccgcagcGGCCAGCGGTCATCCCTTCCTTGTGGGCACACAACTGCAGCACACAATGAATGGTTATTTCCTGCCTAACGGCATGCAAGTAATACCCACCAAATTGCCAAACGGCAGCATAGCGCTGGtattgccacaacaacaacaacatcacctacaacaacagcaagcggCGCAAGCGCAACAGCAGGCTGCACACctgcaacaacaagcacaacaacaattgagCGCTGCGCAAGCTGCCGCCCTAATGTCAATGCCCAGCCGCACCGCCTCGACCAGCTCAGCTTCGTCGCACAGCTCATCCGTCTACGAGCGCGCGCTTTGTTCGCCCACTAACAGCGTCGCACATTATGCGCCTCCCAGCCCCGCCAACTCATATGAGGCTATGGACTGCAAACCCTCAGTCATACAGCATGCGCCTACACtatcacaacaacagcaacaacaattaaaccAACAACCACTTTCGTTGGTCATCAAGAAGGATATCAAAGTAGAGGATGAGCAACCTTGGCGCCCGTGGTGA